The Lottiidibacillus patelloidae genome window below encodes:
- a CDS encoding M73 family metallopeptidase produces MSKAKKLAIFSFVVVLMIAAAVTSATSALYTSSASNDGNNFESGTLVISQQRNNDTVTTAPMFYGDPSMGVNAYTETESVGGIAPGDNIIRSLVVKNDGSLDAKVTKLFATVTSGESNPGYAHFIKKLNVRIINTATNTVLYNGRINALLEDGGFTIPSDKVFNIYSGGTATLKYRVTLAKGAGNQIQGQTFVFDFSIFAEQLANN; encoded by the coding sequence ATGTCTAAAGCAAAAAAACTAGCCATATTTTCATTTGTAGTCGTCCTTATGATAGCTGCAGCAGTTACTTCAGCGACATCTGCGCTTTATACTAGCTCTGCTAGCAATGATGGAAATAACTTTGAATCAGGCACTTTAGTAATCTCGCAACAAAGAAATAATGACACAGTTACGACTGCGCCAATGTTTTATGGCGATCCATCCATGGGAGTAAACGCCTATACAGAAACGGAAAGTGTTGGTGGAATTGCTCCGGGAGACAATATCATTAGAAGTTTAGTAGTTAAAAATGATGGCTCTCTTGATGCAAAAGTAACTAAACTTTTCGCTACAGTTACTAGTGGAGAGTCTAACCCTGGATACGCACATTTCATCAAGAAATTAAACGTTCGAATCATAAATACTGCAACAAATACGGTCCTTTATAATGGGCGAATTAACGCTTTATTAGAAGATGGTGGGTTCACTATTCCATCAGATAAAGTATTTAATATTTATTCTGGTGGAACAGCAACATTAAAGTATAGAGTTACATTGGCAAAAGGTGCCGGAAATCAAATACAAGGTCAAACATTTGTTTTTGATTTCTCAATCTTCGCCGAGCAACTAGCAAACAATTAA